CTGGCCGTCGCGCCCGCGTTTCGTGGCCGGCAACCCGGCCTGGACCTTTCTGGTCAGCCACCCCGGCGGGGCCAAGTTCGCCGTTTTCGTCGGTCACATCGAAAACGACGCGCCCTACCCCTTCGAGGTCTGGGTCACCGGCGAGCCGCCGCGTGGCCTCGCGGCCCTGGCCAAGAACCTATCGCACGACATGTACTCGAGCGACCGGGCCTGGCTGAAGCTCAAGCTCACGTGCCTGATGCGCACCAGCGGCGACGACGCCTTCGCGCTGGCGATGCCACCGGACGGCGAGCCGGTCCAGGTGCCGAGCATCGTCAGCGCCTTCGCCCGGATCGTCCATTATCGCTGCCAGGCCCTGGGGGCCTTCGACGCGCTCGGCGAGAGCCCGGTCAAGGACGCCCTGATCTCGCCGAAGGAGCCCAAGACCGGACCCGACGGCACCCTGTCCTGGACCGTCGATATCGAGAACCCGGCGACCGGCGACGACGGCGTGCTGTTCCTCAAGGAGCTGGTGCTGCCCGACGGCCAGCGACGGCCCTACTCGGTGTGGCTCTCGGGCGAGTACCCGCGGGTCCTCGACGGCCTGTGCAAGTCGCTGTCGTACGACATGCGCGTCGTGGACACCGCCTGGATCGCCCGCAAGCTGCGCAAGCTCCTCAATTTCGAGGAGCCGCAAGGCGATTTCCTGGCCCCCGCGCCGGGCACCCGCCGCCGCCAGCGCTACCCCTCGACGGTCGCCTACATCGCCGCGCTGATGATCCACCGCTACCAGACCCTCGGGCTGCTCGACGAAGACGGCAATCCGCTGAGCCCGCTCGGCATCGTCGCACCCCCGATCCAGCACGCCCCGCAGCCCGAAATCGGTGCCGACGGGATCGGCTCTCAGTGTCCCGAATGCGGCGCCCTGGCCGTCATCCGCGTCGAGGGCTGCAAACGCTGCCGGGCCTGCGGCTGGATCGGCGACTGCGGGTGATCGCAGGTCCTCGGCCCGGTTCGGAGTCGGCTGGAGAGAGGCGGCCGATGGGCACCACGATCCTACGCTTCTACGCCGAGCTGGCCCCGTTCGGCCGCTGCACCGTCTGCAACGCACCGCTGGAGCCGACCTCGGTCGAGGTGCTCGGCGATGCCGTTCCGCCCGGCGTGCGCCTGCGCCAGGAGGCCTTCTGGCGCTGCACCGGCTTCGGGCACATCTACTGGAAGGGCAGCCACTGGCGGGCGATGCAGCGGCACATCGCCCAGCTCTGTCCCGGCCATGTCGCTGGCTAGCGGGTTGGGCCCGGGCCGGAGGGCGATAGCGGCTCAGAGCCCGGCGCGACAGCGTTCGAAGCCCTCGCGCACGACTCGCGGCGGCGGTGCGGCGGCGAGGCTGGCGACGACAATGGCCAGCGTTGCGAAGAGGATACCTGGAACGATCTCGTAGAGGTCGAACAGGCCGCCCTCGAGCGGCTTCCAGACGACGACCGTCAGGCCGCCGACGAGGACCCCGGCAAGCGCCCCGGTCCGGTTCATCCGCCGCCAGTAGAGGGACAGCACGAGCACCGGGCCGAACGCGGCGCCGAAGCCGGCCCAGGCATAGCCGACCAGACCGAGCACGGAGCGGTCCGGATCGAACGCGAGCCAGGTGGCGACTAGGGCGAGCAGGACCACCGCTCCCCGCCCGACCGCGACGATCTCCCGCTGGCTGGCGCCGGGACGCACCAACTGGCGATACAGATCCTCGGCCAGGGCCGATGAGGAGACGAGCAGTTGGGAATCGGCCGTCGACATGATCGCCGCCAGGATCGCGGCCAACAGGATGCCGGCGATCACCGGATGCATCAGGGCATGGACGAGGACCATGAAGATGGTCTCGGCATCGGCGAGCTCGCCACCCAGATTGTTGTCGACATAGGCGACGCCAGCCAGTCCGACGAGGACCGCCCCGCCCATCGTCAGCGCCGACCAGCCGACGGCGATGCGCCGCGCCAGCGGCACGTCGGCGGCACTGCGGATCCCGGCGAAGCGCGCCAGGATGTGCGGTTGACCGAAGTAGCCGAGACCCCAGGCCGCCAGCGAGACGATCGCGATCGGCGTCAACGATTCGCCGGTGGTATCGCTCAAGGGCGTCAGGAGCTCGGGATTGTGCTGCTCCAATGTCGCGAGCAGCGTGGCAATGCCGCCATCGCCCTGGATCGCGACGACAGGTACGACGAGCAGGGCCGCTGCCATCAGCAGGCCCTGCACCAGGTCGGTCCAAGACACCGCCAGAAACCCGCCGAAGAGCGTATAGGACACGACGCAGACGGCCCCGACGACCACGGCCACGTCATAGTCCAGCCCGAACACGGTCTCGAAGAGCTTGCCGCCGGCGACCAGGCCGGAGCTCGTATAGAAGAGGAAGAACAACAGGATGAAGAAGGCCGAGATGCCTTGCAGCCAGTGGCCAGGATCGCCGAAGCGGTTGGCGAAGTACTCGGGGATCGTCAGCGAGTCGTTGGCCAGGTAGCTGAAGGTGCGCAACCGCCGCGCCACCAGGCGCCAGTTGAGCCAGGTCCCGGCGAGCAGGCCGCCGGCCAGCCACAGAGACTCCAACCCGGAGGTGAAGGCGAAGCCGGGTAGGCCGAGCATCAGCCAGCCGCTCATGTCCGAGGCCCCGGCCGAGAGCGCCGCGGGCCAGGGCCCGAGGCTGCGCCCGCCCAGAAAATAGCCGGACGAGTCACCGGTGCGCCGATAGGCCCAGGCGCCGATGCCGAGCATCAAAGCGAGATAGACGACAAAGGTGGCGGTGACCGCCAGGTTCATATCGGCCATCCCGAAATCCCCGATCTCCTCTCAACCCTGTAGCCGTTGCCGTTCCGGGAACACCGAAACCGCCTCGCGATTGGTGGGCTCGACGATGAACTGCAAGGCCTCGGTCATCGGACGCGGAACGCGTCTAAGGCGATTGCCGGAAATGTTTATACCAGATGGCGCAGGACTGAGGCTCGCCTTCAAGGTGCACCACCAGGAGCATAGCCGGGCGATGTGACTGGTGGTGCGACACCGAAGGCGGGCGTCAAGACAAGCCAGATGGTATGAACATTGACAGAAATCGCCTAAGGGGCCTAACACCAGCGCGTGTCCCCGGTGTTGTCCACGGACAAGATGTCGGCGGTGATGGCGATCAGCTGATCCGACGCCAATGGCTTACGTAGCAGTTCGAAGCTCAGTCCTTCGCCACGGGCCGTGACGAGCTCGTCGAAAAACTCGCGCTGGAAGACAGTGACGATGTAGACGACCAGATCGTCCTTGACCGCGCGGATTCGACGCAGGGTCTCGACCCCATCGATGCTGGGCATGCGCAGGTCGAGATAGACGAGATCGACATCCTTTTCGATCGCCATCTGGGACCCGGTGGCGCCGTTGTCGGCCTCGAGGATCTCGTACCCTTGCGAACGCAGGGCCGTTTGAAAGGCCCGCCGGGCCGAGGCATCGTCGTCGATGATCAGGATCCGCTTCGCCATGTCACCTATTCGCCGCGTCGCGGCGGCAGGATCACGATCATCGCCCTCCCGACGTCGAGGAACGGTCTGGACGTCCGGACCGCATCGTCGCGATGCGGCGATGATCGACCAACTGGTCGACAATCCGAGCCCGGTAAACCGCCCGACGGCCTCGGTCGTGAAAAACGATATTGAATATACCCTTTTTCCTTTCCTGACGCGATCGCCGAGCCGGCGGTCGGTGCCGGTGCCGGTGCCGGTGCCCAGTCTCGATCGCGCCATATCGAGAACTTGGTTGATTGGACCGGCCCGAGCGGTAGTGGTCATCGTGGCCCATGACCCGTGGGTCCCATCGTGCCGGTCTCTATGCGCCGCTCTTCCGGCCTGCAACCTATGACGCCGCGGAATGCGTGCGCGGGCGCCGGCCGCCTTCGGACTCGAAACCCTGGACCCGCGAATGCCCCTTCGAGCAACCGCCGAATACGGGGTACTCGAGACGATGCCCAGGGCATCGATTTTGGCCACGGCCGCCGAGTGCCCGGCCACTCAGCCGGTCTGCCGCGCATAAAGGGCTGCGTAGATCCCGTCGCCGTCGATCAACTCCTCGTGGCGACCCTGCTCGACGATGCGCCCATGCTCGAGGACCAGCACACGCTCGGCCTGGCGCACGGCGCTCAGGCGGTGGGCGATGATCAGCGTCGTGCGCCCAGCCAGGAACCGCTCCAGCGCCTCGTGCAAGTTCGCCTCCGTTTCGCTGTCGAGGGCCGATGTCGCCTCGTCGAGGATCACCACCTTGGGATCGGCCAAGACCATCCGCGCGACCGCCAGGCGCTGCCGTTGGCCGCCCGAAAGGCGTATCCCCCCCCGACCAACGATAGTCTCGAGCCCCGCATCGAGGTCACGCACGACCCGCTCGAGCTGGGCCACCTCGAGGGCCTGCCAGAGGCGTTCCTCCGGTATCTCGCGGCCCAGCGTCAGATTCATGCGTACCGTGTCGTTGAACAGGGCAGGATGCTGAAGCACGGTGGCGACATTGTCGCGTACCACGTCCATCCCGATCTCCTCGATCGGCACCCCGTCGAACAGGATCCGCCCCGAGCCCGATGCGTAGAGACCGAGCACGACCTGCACCAGCGTCGTCTTGCCGGCGCCGCTGGACCCGACGAGCGCCACCTTCTCACCGGCGGAGATCGAGAACGACACCCGATCGAGGACCACCGGACCATCGCCGTAGGCGAAGCTGACCGCCTCGAGCGCCACCCCCACGCCGCGCCGATCGATGAACGGGTTGCGGTGATGGGGCCAGCGCGGCTCCAGGTGCAGCCGGGTCAGGCGATTGATGCGACGCAACGCGGCATCGGCGGCGTGGTAGGCGTACTGGACGTTCAGCACGTCCTGGACCGGCACCATCATGAACCAGAGATAGGCGAACACCGCCAGCATCTGGCCGATCGTGAGGTCCGAGAAGACCACCATCAGCATGCTGACGGCCCGAAACAGATCGAAGCCGAGCAGGAAGACGACGAAGGACAGGCGGCCGGCCGCGTCGTTCTTCCAGGCGAAGGCACAGGACCAGCGGCGGATCGCATCGGCGCCGGCGATGCTGCGCCCGACGTAGAAGCGCTCGCGGTTGCCGGCGCGGATCTGCTGGATCGCCTCCAGGGTCTCAGCGAGACTTTGCTGGAAGGCCTCGTAGGCGCCGTTCTCGCGCCGCTTCATCTCCTTGACGCGCCACCCGAAGACCATGGTGACATAGACCACGAGCGGATTGAGCAACAGGATGAAGAGCCCGAG
This portion of the Thioflavicoccus mobilis 8321 genome encodes:
- the putP gene encoding sodium/proline symporter PutP is translated as MADMNLAVTATFVVYLALMLGIGAWAYRRTGDSSGYFLGGRSLGPWPAALSAGASDMSGWLMLGLPGFAFTSGLESLWLAGGLLAGTWLNWRLVARRLRTFSYLANDSLTIPEYFANRFGDPGHWLQGISAFFILLFFLFYTSSGLVAGGKLFETVFGLDYDVAVVVGAVCVVSYTLFGGFLAVSWTDLVQGLLMAAALLVVPVVAIQGDGGIATLLATLEQHNPELLTPLSDTTGESLTPIAIVSLAAWGLGYFGQPHILARFAGIRSAADVPLARRIAVGWSALTMGGAVLVGLAGVAYVDNNLGGELADAETIFMVLVHALMHPVIAGILLAAILAAIMSTADSQLLVSSSALAEDLYRQLVRPGASQREIVAVGRGAVVLLALVATWLAFDPDRSVLGLVGYAWAGFGAAFGPVLVLSLYWRRMNRTGALAGVLVGGLTVVVWKPLEGGLFDLYEIVPGILFATLAIVVASLAAAPPPRVVREGFERCRAGL
- a CDS encoding Mut7-C RNAse domain-containing protein, which gives rise to MGTTILRFYAELAPFGRCTVCNAPLEPTSVEVLGDAVPPGVRLRQEAFWRCTGFGHIYWKGSHWRAMQRHIAQLCPGHVAG
- a CDS encoding response regulator, with protein sequence MAKRILIIDDDASARRAFQTALRSQGYEILEADNGATGSQMAIEKDVDLVYLDLRMPSIDGVETLRRIRAVKDDLVVYIVTVFQREFFDELVTARGEGLSFELLRKPLASDQLIAITADILSVDNTGDTRWC
- a CDS encoding ABC transporter ATP-binding protein, producing the protein MKPSDFDEQAVASGYRWRDLTGMVLAHRRELVLANIVALLAALVAVPVPLLMPVLVDEVLLERPATAVAIIDRLSPAAWQGPLLYIGFVLAASVLLRLAALALGVLQSRQFTIISKDIIYRLRRDLLRRLERVSMAEYETLGSGTVASHLVTDLDAIDAFVGSAVAKLIVAVLSIAGTAAVLLWMHWQLGLFILLLNPLVVYVTMVFGWRVKEMKRRENGAYEAFQQSLAETLEAIQQIRAGNRERFYVGRSIAGADAIRRWSCAFAWKNDAAGRLSFVVFLLGFDLFRAVSMLMVVFSDLTIGQMLAVFAYLWFMMVPVQDVLNVQYAYHAADAALRRINRLTRLHLEPRWPHHRNPFIDRRGVGVALEAVSFAYGDGPVVLDRVSFSISAGEKVALVGSSGAGKTTLVQVVLGLYASGSGRILFDGVPIEEIGMDVVRDNVATVLQHPALFNDTVRMNLTLGREIPEERLWQALEVAQLERVVRDLDAGLETIVGRGGIRLSGGQRQRLAVARMVLADPKVVILDEATSALDSETEANLHEALERFLAGRTTLIIAHRLSAVRQAERVLVLEHGRIVEQGRHEELIDGDGIYAALYARQTG